The DNA region CTCGCGGAGGAGTTCAGAGATGACTGAGGTCGTCGACAGCAGCGTGGTCGACGACGACGTCGTCTCGGCGGTCCGGACGCAGGCGGCCGGCGCGAACCGCGTCGTCGTCAAGGCCGGGACGAACTCGCTGACCGACGAGGACTCCAACCTCGACGACGCGAAGCTCGACAAGCTCGTCGACGACATCAACGACCTCCGCGAACGCGGCAAGGAGGTCCTGCTGGTCTCCTCGGGTGCCATCGGCGCCGGCGCCGGCCGGGTCGGTCACACGACCAGCACGGTCGAGGAATCGCAGGCGCTCTCGACGGTCGGGCAGAGTCACCTGATGCACCGCTACACCGAGAGCTTCGAGCGCTACGACATCAAGGTCGCCCAGATACTGCTCACCCAGCAGGACCTCGACAACCCAGAGCGCTTCACGAACTTCCGGAACACCGTCGAGAAACTGCTGGACTGGGGTATCGTGCCCATCATCAACGAGAACGACGCAGTCGCCACCGAGGAGATCCAGATCGGCGACAACGACATGATCGCGGCCTCGGTCGCCATCGGCGTCGGCGTCGACCTGCTGGTGACCCTGACCGACGTGCCCGGCGTCTACACCGGCAACCCGAAGCACGACCCCGAGGCGGAACGTATTCCGGCCGTCGGCGAGAACTACGACGTGGTGCAGGACATCATCGCGAAGAGTGCGACCGACGGGTTCGGTGGCATCCGGACCAAGGTCGAGGGCGCACGCGACGTGAGCGAACACGGCATCCCCGCCATCATCGCGGAGTCGACCGAGCCCGGCGTCCTGGAACGCATCGCCAACGCCGAGTCGGTCGGGACCATCTTCCTCCCCATCAACGGTGACCACGATGACTGAGAACGACACACTCGCACAGGTCAGAGAGGCACAGACCGCATCGCTCGAACTGGCGAAACTGTCCGAGGAGACCCGGAACGAGGCACTCCGGAACGTCGCCGACGCCATCGAGGCGAACTACGAACGCATCCTCGAGGCGAACGAGACGGACGTCGTCGAGGCAGAGGAACTGCTCGAACAGGGCGAGTACACCCAGGCGCTCGTCGACCGCCTGAAGCTCTCGCCGTCGAAGCTCGACAGCATCGTCGAGATGGTCCGGAGCGTCGCCGGGCAGGACGACCCGCTCGGGGAGACGCTCTCGGCCCGCGAACTCGACGACGGGCTCGAACTCTACAAGGTCTCGGTGCCCATCGGCGTCATCGGGACCGTCTTCGAGTCCCGGCCGGACGCCCTCGTCCAGATCGCCGCGCTCAGCCTGAAGTCCGGCAACGCGGTCATGCTCAAGGGCGGTAGCGAGGCCGCGAACTCGAACCGCGTCCTCTACGAGATCATCCGCGAGGCGACGAGCGACGTCCCCGGCGGCTGGGCACAGCTCATCGAGGCCCGCGAGGACGTCGACCGGATGCTGGAGATGGACGAGTACATCGACCTGCTGATGCCCCGCGGGAGTTCCGCGTTCGTCGAGTACATCCAGGACAACACCTCCATCCCCGTCCTCGGCCACACAGAGGGCGTCTGTCACGTCTACGTCGACAGCGCGGCCGACCTCGACATGGCCAGCGACATCGCCTACGACGCGAAGTGCCAGTACCCGGCGGTCTGCAACGCGGTCGAGACGCTGCTCGTCCACGAGGACGTGGCCGCGGACTTCCTCGTCGACGTGGCCGAGCGCTACGAGGACGCCGGCGTCGAACTGCGCGGGGACGCGCGAACCCGTGAGGTCATCGACGTCGAGGAGGCATCCGAGGAGGACTGGTCGACCGAGTACGGCGACCTCATCCTCTCCATCCGCGTCGTCGACTCGCTCTCGGACGCCATCGACCACATCACGACCTACAGCTCGAAGCACACCGAGTCCATCGTCACCGAGGACCACGAGCGCGCTGCCCGGTTCATGCGTAGCCTCGACTCCGCGAGCGTCTTCCACAACGCCTCCACCCGGTTCGCCGACGGCTACCGCTACGGCCTGGGCGCCGAGGTCGGCATCAGCACCGGCAAGACCCACGCCCGCGGCCCGGTCGGCCTCGAGGGGCTGACGACCTACAAGTACCACCTCGAAGGCGACGGCCACGTCGTCGGCGACTACGCCGGCGAGGACGCGATACCGTTCACCCATCGCGAGTTCGAGGGCGAGTGGCGCCCCGGGCGGCTGTCGGACGAGTAGGACCCCGAACGGACAGCTATCTTTCTTCGGCGGCGTCGTGGAACTCGAACCGGGCACCGCCCTCCTTGCTTTCGGTGAGCGACACCGTCCAGCCGTGGACCTCGGCGATCCGGCTGACGATGGTCAGCCCGAACCCGCTCCCTTCGTAACTGGTGGTGAATCCATGGTCGAATACCGCCTCACGTTCCTCGGGTGGGATTCCGACCCCCGTATCTTCCACGTAGAACCCGTGCTCGAGTGCCCCGACACGCACGGTCACGCCGTCGCCGCCGTGGCCGACTGCGTTCGTGAAGAGGTTCTCGAAGAGGGCTGACAGTTGACTCTCCTGTGCACTGATGATGACTGGCTCGGTGACTAGTGCCGCCGACCGGGTGGCGACCATCTCCCAGGCCTGGAGTGCGACCTCGTCCAGGTCCACCGATTCGGACTCGGTCTCCGCGGCCTCTCCCCGGGCCAGTGAGAGGAGGTCCTCGGTGAGTTCGTCGATGCGTCCGAGTGCTGACTCCACGTCGGCCAGCGCCGAATCGTCCCCGTTCTCCTGATACACCTGCAGGCTCGCAATCGCCATCGAGAGCGGGTTCCGCAGGTCGTGGGTCAGGAGGCTGGCGAACTGGTCGAGACGCTCGTTCTGACGCTTCAACTGGCGTTCGGTCTCGCGTTTCGCCGTCACCTCCTGGGTTGTCAGAATCCCGTATGACTCGCCCTCGAGGCGAACCGGTCTCGTCTCGACGTGGTGGACCC from Haloarchaeobius amylolyticus includes:
- the proB gene encoding glutamate 5-kinase, which translates into the protein MTEVVDSSVVDDDVVSAVRTQAAGANRVVVKAGTNSLTDEDSNLDDAKLDKLVDDINDLRERGKEVLLVSSGAIGAGAGRVGHTTSTVEESQALSTVGQSHLMHRYTESFERYDIKVAQILLTQQDLDNPERFTNFRNTVEKLLDWGIVPIINENDAVATEEIQIGDNDMIAASVAIGVGVDLLVTLTDVPGVYTGNPKHDPEAERIPAVGENYDVVQDIIAKSATDGFGGIRTKVEGARDVSEHGIPAIIAESTEPGVLERIANAESVGTIFLPINGDHDD
- a CDS encoding glutamate-5-semialdehyde dehydrogenase codes for the protein MTENDTLAQVREAQTASLELAKLSEETRNEALRNVADAIEANYERILEANETDVVEAEELLEQGEYTQALVDRLKLSPSKLDSIVEMVRSVAGQDDPLGETLSARELDDGLELYKVSVPIGVIGTVFESRPDALVQIAALSLKSGNAVMLKGGSEAANSNRVLYEIIREATSDVPGGWAQLIEAREDVDRMLEMDEYIDLLMPRGSSAFVEYIQDNTSIPVLGHTEGVCHVYVDSAADLDMASDIAYDAKCQYPAVCNAVETLLVHEDVAADFLVDVAERYEDAGVELRGDARTREVIDVEEASEEDWSTEYGDLILSIRVVDSLSDAIDHITTYSSKHTESIVTEDHERAARFMRSLDSASVFHNASTRFADGYRYGLGAEVGISTGKTHARGPVGLEGLTTYKYHLEGDGHVVGDYAGEDAIPFTHREFEGEWRPGRLSDE
- a CDS encoding sensor histidine kinase; amino-acid sequence: MEESDDYVIEPPGGRRVIVENFPNGVLVLFDADLRYRLVGPETLPFSGRRAADMVGETIYELFSAETCGELEPALEATIDGEQRSLDVEHEERVHHVETRPVRLEGESYGILTTQEVTAKRETERQLKRQNERLDQFASLLTHDLRNPLSMAIASLQVYQENGDDSALADVESALGRIDELTEDLLSLARGEAAETESESVDLDEVALQAWEMVATRSAALVTEPVIISAQESQLSALFENLFTNAVGHGGDGVTVRVGALEHGFYVEDTGVGIPPEEREAVFDHGFTTSYEGSGFGLTIVSRIAEVHGWTVSLTESKEGGARFEFHDAAEER